The Rhopalosiphum maidis isolate BTI-1 chromosome 2, ASM367621v3, whole genome shotgun sequence genome segment gtattaattatcattgtctgtaacaatattttggaaaaatctTCAAACATACCACCTCAGtggtaaataaatgtatattttataagtctgtttcaaattaaaatatttattatgaccataataaatatacattttcttaaaagaaataaaaaattataaatgtaatcactaaatgttggtattttaatatttacagcaTAGGTAGAGAACACATAAATCTTTGTACATACACatttaataccaataattaaaaaaaaataatataggtattaaaaacatcGGTGAATGcaacagatttttttaaaaatgaaaatgaaattaaaaataaaacataattttctataataaaaaatatttatatttttcataaatagtacattttcatatttaggtattaataaaaatctaaatagacTAATAAAGTAGACATTGAACTtaggtatagtataaataaattggttgGAAGTCaataattctttaatataaaatatgtaacagataaataatatcaaaataaaaacaataactaacCTATGCAtactattatcaataaaaataagcaaaagAAAATAACCATATGGCAATGAAATGCACAAgaaaacttaaatatgtaattatataacagatttgttaacattttatcacAATAACGGAGTAACTTTTGTgagattcataaaaatatactaatagctagtaaatactaaataatattggatacAGGTAGTAGTTATTTCTTGGTAAGTTGTAGTATTGTGGAGACTCAATAAACATaagagtaaaatatttgatcgATAGTTACTTAGTCTTAtgtcatatttgtatataacacatctaatatattatggttaacttatatataaaaatccagTTTGATGGGTTAACATATTGTggtaaaatttgtatacaaaaataacataaataaattaaatgaggaaatagttatataattgtaattattacaactgtaataacactaattattatattataactcatTTAAATATCACGGTGAGCTATAATCaggaagtaaaaatatattatttaaacctaAAAATGTCAGTTAAAGATTAGTAGGCCAGGAAaactaaattcattattaaagtcTTATTCATCTTGTATCTGAGGTATCCCCAGTGCAAGAAACTGTCATTTCAGTAACATTCGACGCTGATGTTTACAGTCTTCAATGGCAAATCTGAAAATTATGTTCAGATAttgagaattaaaaaaaaaatgtattctttattaaagaaattaattacacaaatgtattaagtctagattatagaaaaatactatctaaataattgatacttaaacttaataatttaaaaatcaataaattatattctataacaatatcagatttaaatataaatcaactaattagttatgttatatttaatgattataatattccttATGGTTTGATTTGTCTaaatttttcagatttttttacttggtaattaaaatcaaaataattagttttataatttttaattaattattacatagctataataattaactactaaaaaaaggatttaaaaaaagtgtaatacataaaattctgGCGGACgagttacttatatattaacttaaagcttataattttggtgataagtaaattttattttagtaaaagtatataaaaatactttgacgagacaatactattaattaagaAACAAAGCTCATATTTGTAGGTATTGCCTTACTTGTACATGAAATACGCGTTCGGGGCTGTTGCTAAATGCCAGAGTGAATGTGCATCAAATGTCCACAGAAGTGGTGGAAAATCTGCTAGCTCTAGTAGTGAAGCTAAAGTCATGccaagtacataaaatatcaaatatttaccaTGGCCCATTCTACGACGATTCAACACTGCCCATATTAGCATTGCTGTGCCTGTTACAGcgcctacatttttttatgttaataaatgtttaataaatgtgtacacaatattgcaaattatttttatttcttaccaACTAGAAGATTTGTTGTCATATTGTACTTGTAATCATATTCTGTAGTAAGTAGATATAACGAATGATAGATAAATGCAAGAGAACAAATGACCATAAATGTATTCTTCACAATTTGATTACTGTACAATAGAATTCGATGACCAATCGtataaaatgcaaataaaacCATAGCATAAGCACTAATGTAGTCCATTAGTTCAGTAAACATAGTGTCTCGACCATGGAACACAGCTGACCAAAACCAACAATTGGCTgatacctaaaaaaatatacataaattaaataaaaaacatagcaAAACTTCAActtatatttagaatttgtgaattgtaatatttaatacataattaaaatgaaaattataaatatgggtCAATAAAAGAATCGATAGTTTTAAGGagtacaatacatatttattagtcCAATACTGTAatctttaacttttaatttttaaatattatttgaggaAGTTCAATCATTACAATTGTAgactgtaaatttaattttttttaaatatcataatttataactaggtACTTAAATGATCtagactttttaaatattattatgaatagggtacagttaaaatataaatgtataaactaaaattaaaatcaatagatatagatataaatattagatattgaacaaaaatgtttgaattggccttaacattttaatggaACTAGTCGTTTACCACTCATATCTAAAAACTTATGTCTagttgttatgtatttattaaattaaataatattgtaaacatattctagtagttattaattaacatttaataatgtagtaaaaaaaacattatttgaattaatgcttattttaatatatattattatacatcaataactgaaataaattactcacttaaaaagtattaatgtatttataaaattatcataaaattttaaattttaatatacctacctacatatagatttaaatagaatgacattttttatatttttataaccatatagatgttattaatatttcataaataaaatttaatttaccaatGTGTACAGAGACCATATATTACATGATGGTAAAGTGAAGCGAATTTGCTCTTTGAAACGGTTGAACATTATCAAAttcgtaaataaatttaataatgaaaatgctACAGATGCAGGTTCTTGTAAACCAAGCAATCTTTTAAATggccactaaaaaaaaaaggttaatatttcaaatacatattgtaaattttaataaattctatatataaCCTTTCCATGAAACTGTGGAACTGGCCAATCACGTTCCACCAAACCTTCAACCATCGGCCACATGCAGTCATATTTGCAGTTTTCAGAACATTTCCACTTAAAAACTTCTAAAACCACAAGACAACAGCTTCTCTTGTATCTCACTCCATCTAAATATCCAGAAACAGATCAGTTATGATATTAATCAATTCTaatgtttaattgaaattaaatgctTTACCCTTGTCGCATCGTTTCTGTGAACATTCTACAACACAATTTCTGTAAGACGGGAAGCTATCTCCCAGAGAGCAATTTCCAAACACATGGGTCAACGCCAAAATggtaaacacaaataaatattgtgtcatttttaaatgttataacgcTGTTGGTTGACGAGCATTACTGGTTATGTTTCATGACTGGAGAATGTTTGATAAAACAaaccattaattaaatataaatacaaatcgtATACTTAGTTCTAGTATGTCTGGTAGAATTAGTAAGACTAAATATTGACTAAATTTAGTTTGTATGTGTTCGATggctaaaaatctaaaataagtaatagtaattaataatattattattttatgtttactatCACATTTGTCATTTATCACAATAGTTTACATCTGTTATCAACAActacatttacaaaattaatgataagtgATAACAATGTCTATATTTACTCCAGTCCAGATGATAGTTAAAACACTGGATTATGGAATGaggaaatattgaatatagacaatatagtGATTCTTATTTCATGTTTTCATATGTGAAATGTTTCATGAGCCATGACACAAAttcacgtaatattattatactttggaaatatttcataaatattattattaggtcatttttgctatttttgggaggataataattattaaaaactagatAGTAGGTATCTGAGAAAATAATGATCACTTCGGTCTTTAATGTATCACAGCTCATATGATTATCATAGGTCTCATATTATGGCATCTATACaatgaattatatacatttatattaaaatatcattaatgacTACAATATGCCGTTTTATGTAACTgtgaatgtaaaaaatttagtttacaatgatataagAATATGAGTATGTAACTTACTCAAAATaaagataacattttataaattaaactcaattatttcatgataaattatagttatttattatttatttacattacatttaagaataatcataggtacataaaaaaatgttgtaacaATTAATAAGTCTAGTCAAAATTAAccgatttgtaatattatcaatataatacatatgtttg includes the following:
- the LOC113553829 gene encoding post-GPI attachment to proteins factor 3; translation: MTQYLFVFTILALTHVFGNCSLGDSFPSYRNCVVECSQKRCDKDGVRYKRSCCLVVLEVFKWKCSENCKYDCMWPMVEGLVERDWPVPQFHGKWPFKRLLGLQEPASVAFSLLNLFTNLIMFNRFKEQIRFTLPSCNIWSLYTLVSANCWFWSAVFHGRDTMFTELMDYISAYAMVLFAFYTIGHRILLYSNQIVKNTFMVICSLAFIYHSLYLLTTEYDYKYNMTTNLLVGAVTGTAMLIWAVLNRRRMGHGKYLIFYVLGMTLASLLELADFPPLLWTFDAHSLWHLATAPNAYFMYKFAIEDCKHQRRMLLK